Genomic segment of Leuconostoc mesenteroides subsp. mesenteroides:
TCTCATCCTGTTGACTTTGAAGATCGCGAAGAATTGACTGTTGAAGTGCCAGATGCTTTGACAATCAAAGTTTCAGGGATTTCAAAGCAAAAGGTTGGCGATTTAGCAGCTGAAATTCGTGCCGTGCGTTCACCAGAACCTTATAAAGGTAAAGGTATTCGTTACGAAGGCGAAGTTGTACGCCGCAAGGAAGGTAAGACAGGAAAGTAATCTATTACTTTTTGTCTACCAAAACTTTATTAATAATAAACTTAAAATGGCATTTGCCATAAGAAAAGGAAAGCACAGCTATGATTTCAAAACCAGATAAGAATAAGCTTCGCGTAAAGCGCCACAAGCGCGTTCGTGGAAAAATCTCTGGTACTGCTGCTCGCCCACGTTTGAACGTTTTCCGTTCTAATGCAAACATCTACGCTCAATTAATTGATGACGTAGCGGGTGTAACGCTAGCAAGTGCCTCAAGTCATGATGCCGAAGTAACGGGATCGAAGACAGAACAAGCAATTAAAGTTGGTGAGTTGATCGCTTCACGTGGTAAAGCCGCAAACATCGAAGAAGTTATTTTCGATCGTGGTGGTTACGTTTATCATGGACGTGTTCAAGCATTAGCAGAATCAGCCCGTGAAAACGGCTTGAAGTTCTAAGGAAAGGAGGAATATAAAAATGGTTGAATTCGTTAATCCTAAGTCACTTGGTGAATTAGAAGAGAACGTTGTTGCTATTAACCGTGTCACAAAGGTTGTCAAAGGTGGTCGTCGCTTGCGTTTCGCAGCTTTGGTCGTTGTTGGTGATAAGCAAGGACACGTTGGTTTTGGTACTGGTAAAGCACAAGAAGTTC
This window contains:
- the rplR gene encoding 50S ribosomal protein L18, with product MISKPDKNKLRVKRHKRVRGKISGTAARPRLNVFRSNANIYAQLIDDVAGVTLASASSHDAEVTGSKTEQAIKVGELIASRGKAANIEEVIFDRGGYVYHGRVQALAESARENGLKF